In Nicotiana tabacum cultivar K326 chromosome 11, ASM71507v2, whole genome shotgun sequence, a single window of DNA contains:
- the LOC142165842 gene encoding uncharacterized protein LOC142165842 — protein MTNLDQEQVTTALMRYSKVTKGYILYDLANHSFFVNKDVTFRENMFLFKYISNDSSKLFLNDAPWLMSSENTSHIEDNYHVPELDTPFAADSEVPPDQSSQHSELPDLVIPASPTGESTDHMPDTIPTDDPILAPDSPLDVFNFPHPHTVVSVPDSFNAPLRQSQRNKQQPTWMIDFIIGSNPKSTTQPPHTIHASIAYDRLKPSYRQSLAASISIVEPQTFHEAYIDPLWIDAMQTELKALEDNKTWELDRLPPSKVPIGCKWVYKVKYKAKGDVEGYKVRLVAKRYSQQEGLDYNETFALVGKIVIVRAVMSLATSEGSDMSLIESTKQDLQQAFKMKDLDELKYFLGIEFSRSHKGILMNQIKYTLDLIANLGLSAAKPIGTPLEFNQKLTTKDLDEVAGTREDELLEDKLQYQRLI, from the exons ATGACAAATTTGGACCAAGAGCAAGTGACTACAGCATTGATGAGATACTCAAAAGTAACAAAAGGATATATACTGTATGATTTAGCTAACCATTCCTTTTTTGTTAACAAAGATGTTACTTTCAGAGAAAATATGTTCCTTTTCAAGTACATATCTAACGATAGTTCCAAACTCTTCTTAAATGATGCACCTTGGCTGATGTCTTCAGAGAACACCAGCCATATAGAAGACAATTATCATGTTCCTGAACTTGATACTCCCTTTGCAGCAGACTCTGAAGTCCCACCAGATCAATCATCGCAGCATAGTGAGTTGCCTGATCTTGTCATACCTGCTTCACCAACTGGAGAATCAACTGATCATATGCCAGACACTATACCCACTGATGATCCCATACTTGCACCTGATTCACCTCTTGATGTTTTTAATTTCCCTCATCCTCATACAGTAGTGTCAGTTCCTGATTCTTTTAATGCACCTTTGAGACAGTCTCAGAGAAACAAACAACAACCAACATGGATGATAGACTTCATTATTGGATCAAATCCCAAGAGCACAACACAACCACCACACACCATTCATGCCAGTATTGCTTATGACAGACTCAAACCCTCCTACAGGCAATCCTTAGCTGCATCCATCTCTATAGTAGAACCACAAACCTTTCATGAAGCCTATATAGATCCACTTTGGATTGATGCCATGCAGACAGAGTTAAAGGCTCTTGAAGATAATAAGACTTGGGAATTAGATAGACTACCTCCAAGCAAGGTGCCCATTGGGTGTAAATGGGTCTACAAAGTTAAATATAAGGCTAAAGGGGATGTTGAAGGATACAAAGTTAGGCTAGTAGCTAAGAGATACAGTCAACAGGAGGGATTGGACTATAATGAAACCTTCGCTCTTGTAGGGAAGATTGTCATTGTTAGGGCAGTGATGTCTCTAGCAACTAGTGAAG GTAGTGACATGAGTTTGATAGAGTCCACTAAACAAGACTTACAACAAGCTTTCAAGATGAAGGACCTTGATGAATTGAAGTATTTTTTGGGCATTGAATTCTCTAGATCACACAAGGGCATCTTGATGAACCAAATAAAATACACTCTGGACCTGATAGCAAACTTAGGGTTGAGTGCTGCCAAACCAATTGGAACTCCTTTAGAATTCAATCAAAAGCTTACAACAAAGGATCTTGATGAAGTAGCTGGAACTAGAGAAGATGAGTTGTTGGAGGACAAATTGCAGTATCAAAGGTTGATTTGA